One Gossypium hirsutum isolate 1008001.06 chromosome A08, Gossypium_hirsutum_v2.1, whole genome shotgun sequence genomic window, gacgagtttagacaaaattttaagctcatattaAGCTTGAACAAACATAAAGTGTGTTAATATTATGCCTAAGCTTAACCCTATACATGAACAACCCATGTATCTATCAATCACATCAATGAAATTTTTTACaagaattaatttattcattttttaagtaaagagaataaaatataatctgattTTTAATACAAAAACTTTTATTGTACTTTTTACCCATacatgcattatatatatatagctaatgTCTGAAGTAACCATCAAAGCAACATACTCTTGCAGAAAAAATATCATTGATCTCTTTAGCTTTGATCTTTCTGCAAAAAGCTACAATTAGGGTTCCCCTTAAAATCATTACTCTTTTTGCCAATGTAAGCAAAAAAAAACATGATTTTATCACAAGGACAGATAGATCATAAAGTACCTATATctaaactaataaataattatGTAAATGAGCTACaaaaaaatattgtattaatCAAATCCTATGCCTTTTGTCAACTGATCATCATCGGCAGTTTCGGTTATTAATTCGACAGTGTCTTCAGCCGTGTCCAGTTACTAGTATGTTGTTGCTTCTCGAAAGACCGGTGTCAACTCAACTGCATTGCTTGGCAATAAAATCATCTGATGATAACAGACTGTTTATGAGACGTTTGAGCCTCTCAGCACCGGGACCTGGCTTGAGCTCTGTAGTATTTGTTCGGACGTGATGTGGTAGCGTTACGTTAGGATTTCCTTCGTTGTTGAACCATCCACCGGGGATGAATCCGTTGGCATTGCGGCCTAAAAGCTCCGAATCGATCTTGTCAAGGACTGGTTCGTTCTTGCTGAATTTCCTGGCGAAGGGTGTGTTGCTGTCAACCATCCGTTGGTAATCGTTTACAGTAAGGAAATGCGGATGTTGTTTCGGTGGGTTGTCCCATGATATGAAATGGAGGTCGTGGTTAACGGTGGTGTTCCGGAACTCCTTGGCGTTGCAGATAACGGTATGGAAGTAGCCTTCGGGGGAAGAAAGGAAGTTTGCGTAGTACATGAGGACTATCCTCGGGAGGTTGTCCCAGCCCCATAAACAATACTCGATGAATGGTCGAGAGAGCATCATCCAAGCAGAACCTGATGAAATACGAGCAGAATCGAGAATCAGATGCATATATAAGTGTATATTAAGATCGGCTTCCAAGTTTCAACTCGACGAAACTTATCAACCAATCTGGACCGGTGTTATGGTGGGatgaaaggagaaaaagaaagagtgcGTCCCAGGTAAGGATGAGAGAGCATCATCCAAGCAGAATTGAGAATCAGATGCATATATATAAAGTGTATCTTAAGATCGGCTTCCAAGTTTCAACTTGACAAAACTTATCAACCCAATACGAGAGAGCATCATCCAAGCAGAACCTAATGAATACGAGCAGAATCAAGAATCAGATGCATGTATAAGTTTATCTTAAGATCAGCTTCCAAGTTTCAACTCGACAAAACTTATCAACTGGTAAGAAACGGTGTCCGGGGCTGTGGATAGGTAGAGGATTCTTTTCTTACTAGAAATCACCTATTCTAAACATATGCATGGCAAGCAACTTCACTTTAGCTGAAAAGCCGGGATATTCCAACAAAAATGAGATGAGATCAACTCCGGGGTTTCATGAAATCACCTATTCTAGACGTATGCAGTGGGAAGCAACTATCATCTTGGTTGAAATGTTTGACTCCGGGATTTCATGAAATCATCTATTCTAAACATATTCAATGGGAAGCAACTATCATCTTAGCTAAAAAGCTGGGAGATTCTGACAAAAATGAATCATTCGATTCCTGGATTTCACGAAATTACCTATTCTAAACACAACCTGTAGAAAGCAACTATCATCTAAAAAGCTGGGAGATACCAGCAAAAACAAAATGTTCGATTCCAGGATTTCATGAAATCACCTATTCTGAACATATGCAGTAGGAACCAAAACATCCTATATGATCTGGGCAATAATCCAATCTAATTCTAGGACTAAAACAACATTGTGTATTTGATGCATCATAGCAATGCATAAAACCAAGGCGAATGAGTGGCTAATAGCATTAAACCACAATCAGGTTGCATCAGCATTTTGACACTGCATAAAGTAGCACAGAAATGGAAATTTTTCTCACCTGTAAACAGTCTATATGCAGTCGGTACACTCCGTTTCTCCGTAACCCAAAATACATCTGATTTTTGCCGGCTATAAAGCCCTGGATCGATTATAACAGGCTTCGCTCTTTGATACCTGGAAAATCGAGCAAAAAGACATTCCTTAAGCGGATTGGCACACAAGCAATGAACACTTGCTATTTACAGCTACCTATAAATCGAATATCTCGAAAAATCAACAAAGATTagaacaaaattttgaaattttagatgCTAATATGAACATTAAGGGGTGAACCACTAACTCTTTCCATCCAATGTCACTGGTATGCTCGATAAAATTAAGGTCTCTTGGGATAGTTGACAATGTATGGAGCAGATCTGTCACAAAAAAGAAAACATACAAAATGATCCTCCAAATAGATAgagaaaactttcaaaaaataaagcaTACTAGTATTGGACACGTACCCATATCCAGTACTTACCCAAGTCGGAgtaatatattaattagttatAATTAGACCCTAAAATGACGGTCTCTTCATAAACATACAAATTAAAGGcacatatatatagatagatatagATACGATCCTTCAAATAGATAGAAAAACCTTTGAAAAATAAAGCATACTCACTTTGGACATGTACCCGTAGCCGGTCCTTATATGAGTCCAAGTAACAtgtcaattaattatataattagaCCCTAAAAAGGCAGTCTCTTCATAAACATACAAATTAAAGGCACACACACACATACGGATACACGATCTtccaaatagataaaaaaaactttcaaaaaataaagcaTACTCGCTTTGGACATGTGCCCGTAGCCGGTACTTACATGAGTCCGAGTAACATgctaattaattatataattagaCCCTAAAAGGACAGTCTCTTCATAAACAGACAAATTAAAggcacatatatataccaaaggATCATAAACAATTATCTGTTCTTCATTTTCCATCAAGTATTGTGCCCAAAACCCATGTTCGATATATGATCATTCAAATAGATAGAAAAACTTTCGAAAAATAGAGCATATTCGTATTAGACACGTACCCGTATTTGGTACATACCTGAGTCCAAAGtaacatattaattaattataattagacCCTAAAAAGACAAGTCTCTTCATAAACATACAAATTAAAggcacatatatataccaaaggATCATAAACCATTAATACCCATGCTCGATCCtccaaatatatagaaaaacttAAAGAAAAACCTGTACTCACCCGAGTTCGAGtaacataataattaattatagttAAATTCTAAAGAGGTAGTCCCCTACAAATGGTTATATCTAATTGGAGAAGTCAAAATCTAATTCCTAACAAAGCTAATACAGTCAAcaaaacacatatacatatatagattGAAGTTTAGtcaaaattaacagcattaaagcaatcaaacattaaaatcaaattacCCCCAGaatttaaatttctaaaattagtAACAATTAAAAACAATTCCCACTATTGCTCAAGCTCAAACTCACAAATAAAACCAACCCAAAATCGATAAATTGctcaaaaaaatctttaaaaacttaTTAACAATTACCATCTTGTGTAACCAAAGGATAATCCGAAGCACTCAAGTTAATAAACCAATCCCAATCACCACCTTCCTTAAACAAAATAGCGGCAGCATGAAGAGTATTAGTAACCATAGTTGGCCCTCTATAAGTCACTAGATTAGCTCTAGTAACCATCCTAACATTCCCAACTCGTTTAAAAACCGGTTCGTTTTTAACCAACTCAGCCACTTCCAACCTCTCCTCAGCCGAAGCTTCCAAATCCAAATGTACGGCATACTGGTTCCTTGGATGGTACAAAGCCTTCAAAGTCCTCAACAAGCTAACCCCATCACCGGCTGAGCCGGAGATGAGGTAAGCCAGTTTAGGAACCGGGTTCGGTGAAATCGAAGCAACATGGAGCTTAGATTCCACGAACTGAGGGAGTGGGGGTTTGGGTTTGCGATTGTGGGCGTAGTTTAAAAGAGAAGGAGTTGTTGAAGAAGTTGAAGTAATGGAGATGGTGATGAGGAGAGttgagaggagaagagaaaatgttAAGAGAAGGAACCATGTTTTCTTCTTGTGAAGCTG contains:
- the LOC121204758 gene encoding beta-glucuronosyltransferase GlcAT14B, which codes for MDSTSATKLQLHKKKTWFLLLTFSLLLSTLLITISITSTSSTTPSLLNYAHNRKPKPPLPQFVESKLHVASISPNPVPKLAYLISGSAGDGVSLLRTLKALYHPRNQYAVHLDLEASAEERLEVAELVKNEPVFKRVGNVRMVTRANLVTYRGPTMVTNTLHAAAILFKEGGDWDWFINLSASDYPLVTQDDLLHTLSTIPRDLNFIEHTSDIGWKEYQRAKPVIIDPGLYSRQKSDVFWVTEKRSVPTAYRLFTGSAWMMLSRPFIEYCLWGWDNLPRIVLMYYANFLSSPEGYFHTVICNAKEFRNTTVNHDLHFISWDNPPKQHPHFLTVNDYQRMVDSNTPFARKFSKNEPVLDKIDSELLGRNANGFIPGGWFNNEGNPNVTLPHHVRTNTTELKPGPGAERLKRLINSLLSSDDFIAKQCS